A portion of the Juglans microcarpa x Juglans regia isolate MS1-56 chromosome 1D, Jm3101_v1.0, whole genome shotgun sequence genome contains these proteins:
- the LOC121266795 gene encoding proline iminopeptidase, translated as MFASHAPPSFINPLRLSLTRPLSSRAVTLIAATEFHRLRYRRITVRKVNFMAGDNFNARDSSPDHVQGKWYSVPELRLRNHRFTVPLDHSLDHRASPKISVFAREVVSVGKEDQPLPYLLYLQGGPGFECPRPTEASGWIQKACEEFRVILMDQRGTGLSTPLTASSMSQFKSAEDLADYMKHFRADNIVNDAEFIRVRLVPDASPWTVLGQSYGGFCAVTYLSFAPQGLKQVLLTGGIPPIGDGCTADTVYRVCFEQIILQNEKYYKRYPGDVEVVREVVNYLTESEGGGVLLPSGGILTPRGLQALGLSGLGTSTGFERLHYMFEGVWDPVIVPGAPKQISYYFLNAFEKWLAFDTNPLYALMHESIYCQGASSKWAARRIRSEYEEKFDAIKAARGSPVLFTGEMIFPWMFDEIHALRKFKDVAHILAEKKDWGPLYDTTTLSNNKVPVAAAVYYDDMFVNFKLVMETAPQIAGIRLWITNEFMHSGLRDAGGQVFEHLMGLLNGKKPLF; from the exons ATGTTCGCATCTCACGCGCCACCTTCCTTCATAAACCCACTCCGCCTTTCTCTCACCCGTCCCTTATCCTCTCGTGCTGTTACACTGATCGCGGCAACTGAATTTCACCGCCTCCGGTACCGTAGAATTACAGTCCGTAAGGTTAACTTCATGGCCGGAGATAACTTCAATGCCAGGGACTCCTCGCCTGACCACGTCCAAGGAAAGTGGTACTCGGTGCCGGAGCTCCGCCTCCGCAACCATCGCTTCACTGTGCCCCTTGACCACTCCCTCGATCATCGCGCTTCACCTAAAATCTCTGTCTTCGCTCGCGAAGTCGTTTCAG TTGGGAAAGAAGATCAGCCTCTCCCATACCTATTATATTTACAAGGTGGACCTGGATTTGAGTGTCCTCGACCGACCGAAGCTAGTGGATGGATACAAAAAGCTTGTGAGGAATTTCGTGTCATATTGATGGATCAG CGAGGAACAGGCTTATCGACTCCTTTGACAGCATCATCTATGTCACAATTTAAGTCTGCAGAGGATTTGGCAGACTACATGAAACATTTCCGAGCCGACAACATAGTGAATGACGCTGAGTTTATTCGAGTGCGCCTTGTTCCTGATGCTTCGCCTTGGACAGTCTTGGGTCAG AGTTATGGTGGTTTTTGTGCGGTTACCTATCTGAGTTTCGCACCACAGGGACTGAAACAAGTCCTTCTAACTGGAGGAATCCCTCCAATTGGAGATGGATGCACAGCTGATACCGTGTATAGAGTGTGCTTTGAACAGATTATACTTCAGAATGAGAAGTACTACAAGAGATATCCAGGGGATGTTGAAGTTGTTCGTGAAGTTGTTAACTATTTAACGGAGTCTGAGGGAGGCGGG GTGCTTCTTCCGTCTGGGGGCATCTTAACTCCAAGGGGACTGCAAGCTCTTGGTCTCTCTGGCTTAGGAACTTCTACTGGTTTTGAGCGGTTGCACTATAT GTTTGAGGGAGTCTGGGATCCTGTAATAGTTCCAGGAGCACCAAAGCAGATCAGTTACTACTTTTTGAATGCT TTTGAGAAGTGGTTAGCTTTCGATACTAATCCACTCTATGCGCTTATGCACGAGTCTATCTACTGTCAG GGTGCTTCATCAAAGTGGGCTGCTCGCAGAATAAGGAGTGAATATGAGGAGAAATTTGATGCAATCAAGGCTGCTAGAGGTTCCCCTGTACTTTTCACAGGAGAG ATGATCTTCCCATGGATGTTTGATGAGATTCATGCTCTGAGGAAATTCAAAGATGTTGCTCATATCTTGGCTGAGAAGAAGGATTGGGGTCCACTCTATGACACTACTACGCTGAGCAATAATAAG GTACCTGTTGCGGCTGCTGTTTATTATGATGATATGTTTGTCAACTTCAAGCTGGTCATGGAAACAGCTCCTCAGATAGCAGGGATTAGGCTGTGGATTACCAACGAGTTCATGCATTCTGGTCTACGCGATGCAGGGGGCCAGGTTTTCGAGCACTTGATGGGATTGTTAAATGGAAAGAAGCCTTTGTTCTAA
- the LOC121266819 gene encoding probable WRKY transcription factor 24, with protein MEGQELPITPPPPPLLPTQNPPFFFSPSIPSSSLHPPPLDSPQVLNPEIDWVNLLISSGQVRLPDKKPMIESANNSTMAGNIGTTVNEDREKGYKDHKRKAGSMKKATRPRFAFQTRSADDILDDGYRWRKYGQKAVKNSIYPRSYYRCTHHTCSVKKQVQRLSKDTSIVVTTYEGIHNHPCEKLMETLTPLLKQMHFLSSF; from the exons ATGGAAGGCCAAGAACTCCCAATaaccccaccaccaccaccactgtTGCCAACTCAAAATCCACCTTTCTTCTTCTCACCCTCAATCCCATCCTCTTCATTGCACCCTCCTCCTTTGGACTCTCCTCAAGTCCTCAATCCAGAGATTGACTGGGTCAACCTTCTGATCTCTTCAGGTCAAGTCAGGCTTCCTGACAAGAAGCCAATGATAGAAAGTGCTAATAATTCTACAATGGCTGGAAATATTGGTACTACTGTTAATGAAGATCGAGAAAAGGGTTATAAGGATCATAAGAGAAAAGCTGGCAGCATGAAAAAAGCAACGCGGCCTAGGTTCGCGTTTCAGACTCGGAGTGCGGACGATATTCTCGATGATGGGTACCGGTGGAGAAAATATGGGCAGAAAGCTGTGAAGAACAGCATCTATCCCAG GAGCTACTATCGGTGCACGCATCACACATGCAGTGTGAAGAAACAAGTGCAAAGGTTATCAAAGGACACGAGCATTGTGGTGACAACATATGAGGGCATTCACAATCATCCTTGTGAGAAGCTGATGGAAACCTTAACTCCTCTCTTGAAACAAATGCacttcctctcttccttctaA
- the LOC121266805 gene encoding 39S ribosomal protein L46, mitochondrial-like isoform X2 — translation MQRSLTSLARPLVIARGFCTSPEKIVASVLFERLPVVIPKIDPVVYAFQEFSFRSRQQYRRRYPDELLDKSNSRGKGDYQMEYVPAPRITEADKKNDKKSLQRALDRRLYLLLYGKAYGAPGGEPVWHFPEKVYGSEKTLRNEMLQWVILYSQQIPSQTFHLLSDSSSSPRLLQPTSLILGSVRILFG, via the exons ATGCAGAGATCTTTAACGTCGTTGGCTCGGCCGCTTGTGATAGCCCGAGGATTCTGCACGAGCCCCGAGAAAATCGTAGCTTCCGTGTTGTTCGAGCGCTTGCCTGTTGTAATCCCGAAAATTGACCCTGTCGTTTACGCGTTTCAGGAGTTCTC GTTTCGGTCGCGACAACAATATCGACGCAGATATCCGGATGAACTTTTAGATAAGTCTAATTCTag GGGAAAAGGTGACTACCAAATGGAGTATGTACCAGCTCCACGGATCACAGAAGCTGACAAAAAGAATGACAAGAA gTCATTACAGAGAGCACTTGACAGAAGACTCTACCTTCTGCTCTATGGCAAAGCATATGGAGCTCCTGGCGGTGAGCCTGTCTGGCATTTTCCAGAAAAAGTATATGGATCTGAGAAGACATTGCGCAAT GAAATGCTCCAATGGGTCATATTATACAGCCAGCAGATACCAAGTCAAACATTCCATCTTTTAAG CGATTCTTCTTCAAGTCCCAGGTTATTGCAACCAACAAGTTTGATATTGGGAAGTGTGAGGATTTTGTTTGGGTGA
- the LOC121266805 gene encoding 39S ribosomal protein L46, mitochondrial-like isoform X1, which produces MQRSLTSLARPLVIARGFCTSPEKIVASVLFERLPVVIPKIDPVVYAFQEFSFRSRQQYRRRYPDELLDKSNSRGKGDYQMEYVPAPRITEADKKNDKKSLQRALDRRLYLLLYGKAYGAPGGEPVWHFPEKVYGSEKTLRNCAESALESVIGDLSHTYFVGNAPMGHIIQPADTKSNIPSFKRFFFKSQVIATNKFDIGKCEDFVWVTKDELLEYFPEQAEFLNKMIIS; this is translated from the exons ATGCAGAGATCTTTAACGTCGTTGGCTCGGCCGCTTGTGATAGCCCGAGGATTCTGCACGAGCCCCGAGAAAATCGTAGCTTCCGTGTTGTTCGAGCGCTTGCCTGTTGTAATCCCGAAAATTGACCCTGTCGTTTACGCGTTTCAGGAGTTCTC GTTTCGGTCGCGACAACAATATCGACGCAGATATCCGGATGAACTTTTAGATAAGTCTAATTCTag GGGAAAAGGTGACTACCAAATGGAGTATGTACCAGCTCCACGGATCACAGAAGCTGACAAAAAGAATGACAAGAA gTCATTACAGAGAGCACTTGACAGAAGACTCTACCTTCTGCTCTATGGCAAAGCATATGGAGCTCCTGGCGGTGAGCCTGTCTGGCATTTTCCAGAAAAAGTATATGGATCTGAGAAGACATTGCGCAAT tGTGCAGAGTCTGCATTAGAATCTGTGATTGGAGACCTTTCCCACACATATTTTGTAGGAAATGCTCCAATGGGTCATATTATACAGCCAGCAGATACCAAGTCAAACATTCCATCTTTTAAG CGATTCTTCTTCAAGTCCCAGGTTATTGCAACCAACAAGTTTGATATTGGGAAGTGTGAGGATTTTGTTTGGGTGACCAAGGATGAACTTTTGGAGTATTTTCCTGAGCAAGCTGAATTTCTCAACAAGATGATCATTAGCTGA